A genomic stretch from Eptesicus fuscus isolate TK198812 chromosome 15, DD_ASM_mEF_20220401, whole genome shotgun sequence includes:
- the LOC103296156 gene encoding bile salt-activated lipase, translating to MGRPELAVLGLACCLAVVSAAKLGAVYTEGGFVEGVNKKLGLLGGNSVDIFRGIPFAAPPKALENAQRHPGWQGTLKAKDFKKRCLQATLTQDNTYGSEDCLYLNIWVPQGKKEVSRNLPVMIWIYGGAFLMGSGQGANVLKNYLYDGEEIATRGNVIVVTFNYRVGPLGFLSTGDANLPGNYGLRDQHMAIAWVKRNIAAFGGDPNNITIFGESAGGASVSLQTLSPYNKGLIRRAISQSGVALAPWAIQKDPLSWAKQIAKKVGCPLDDTARMAKCLKVTDPRALTLAYKLPLVGLEYPLLHYLGFVPVVDGDFIPDNPINLFANAADIDYIAGTNNMDGHLFATIDLPAIDKDKQTVMGEDFLKLVRGLTFAKGPRGANATFDLYTASWAQDSSQEAKKKTVVDFETDILFLMPTKMAVAQHRASAKSARTYTYLFSHPTRMPVYPKWVGADHADDLQYVFGKPFATPLGYRAQDRTVSQAMIAYWTNFARTGDPNKGHSAVPTQWDPYTQENGNYLEINKKMDGQSMKQHLRSSYLQYWTQTYQALPTVTGDGAAPLPPSDDSDTAPVPPSDDSDAAPVPPSDDSDAAPVPPSDDSDAAPEPPTVDSEGAQMPSAIGF from the exons ATGGGGCGCCCGGAGCTGGCTGTCCTAGGCCTCGCCTGCTGCTTGGCAGTAGTGAGCGCAGCAAAG CTGGGCGCGGTGTACACGGAAGGAGGCTTCGTGGAGGGCGTCAACAAGAAGCTCGGCCTCTTAGGCGGCAACTCTGTGGACATCTTCAGGGGCATCCCCTTCGCCGCCCCGCCCAAGGCCCTGGAGAACGCCCAGCGGCACCCCGGCTGgcaag GGACCCTGAAGGCCAAGGACTTCAAGAAGCGATGCCTGCAAGCCACTCTCACCCAGGACAACACCTATGGCTCTGAGGACTGCCTCTACCTCAACATCTGGGTCCCCCAGGGCAAGAAGGAAG tttcccggAACCTGCCTGTCATGATCTGGATCTACGGAGGAGCCTTCCTCATGGGGTCCGGCCAAGGGGCCAACGTCCTCAAAAACTACCTGTACGACGGGGAGGAGATCGCCACGCGGGGCAACGTCATCGTGGTCACCTTCAACTACCGCGTTGGGCCGCTGGGCTTCCTCAGCACTGGGGACGCCAACCTGCCAG gtAACTACGGCCTTCGGGACCAGCACATGGCCATCGCGTGGGTGAAGAGGAACATTGCGGCCTTCGGGGGGGACCCCAACAACATCACCATCTTTGGGGAATCGGCTGGAGGTGCCAGCGTCTCTCTGCAG ACCCTCTCTCCCTACAACAAGGGCCTCATCCGGCGAGCCATCAGCCAGAGCGGCGTGGCGCTGGCCCCCTGGGCCATCCAGAAGGACCCTCTCTCCTGGGCTAAGCAG ATCGCCAAGAAGGTGGGCTGCCCCCTGGACGATACCGCCAGGATGGCCAAGTGTCTGAAGGTCACCGACCCCCGGGCGCTGACGCTGGCCTATAAGTTGCCCCTGGTGGGCCTGGAGT ACCCCTTGCTGCACTACCTGGGCTTCGTCCCCGTCGTGGACGGAGACTTCATCCCCGACAACCCCATCAACCTTTTCGCCAACGCGGCTGACATCGACTACATCGCTGGCACCAACAACATGGACGGCCACCTCTTTGCCACCATTGACCTGCCGGCCATTGACAAGGACAAGCAGACCGTCATGGG GGAGGACTTCCTCAAGCTGGTCAGAGGGCTCACCTTTGCCAAGGGACCCAGAGGTGCCAACGCCACCTTTGACCTCTACACGGCGTCCTGGGCCCAGGACTCCTCCCAGGAGGCCAAGAAGAAGACAGTGGTGGACTTTGAGACCGACATCCTCTTCCTGATGCCCACGAAGATGGCCGtggcccagcacagagccagcgCCAA gaGTGCCCGGACCTACACCTACCTGTTCTCCCACCCCACTCGCATGCCAGTCTACCCCAAATGGGTGGGCGCCGACCACGCCGATGACCTCCAGTACGTGTTTGGGAAGCCCTTCGCCACGCCCCTGGGCTACCGGGCCCAAGACAGGACTGTCTCCCAGGCCATGATCGCCTACTGGACCAACTTTGCCAGGACTGG GGACCCCAACAAGGGCCACTCGGCTGTGCCCACCCAGTGGGATCCCTACACCCAGGAAAATGGCAACTACCTGGAGATTAACAAGAAGATGGACGGCCAGTCCATGAAGCAGCACCTGAGGAGCAGCTACCTGCAGTACTGGACCCAGACCTACCAGGCCCTGCCCACCGTGACCGGAGACGGGGCCGCCCCCCTGCCGCCCTCGGACGACTCTGACACCGCCCCCGTGCCCCCCTCGGACGACTCTGACGCCGCCCCCGTGCCCCCCTCGGACGACTCTGACGCCGCCCCCGTTCCCCCCTCGGACGACTCTGACGCCGCCCCTGAGCCCCCCACTGTTGACTCTGAGGGGGCTCAGATGCCCTCAGCCATTGGCTTCTAA